The genomic window TCATGTCCCGATCTCAGGGCATAATTACTTATTTTTATGATACTTTTTCAACTTATTATAACATTATTTGTCCATTAAATGTCCATTAAATGCTACAGGGCTATTTATGTTTTGTGAATAATTCCTAAATTAAAGCCGCATTTTATGCACATTAAACAAAATGTGCAACTTTAAGGCAATACCGCACGACCATTGTATGTCAGATGCGCTGACAAATTTTTCGTCAGATTGCCTATATCCGCCGCAGTTTTACTGGCGTAAGACAAGGTGGATTTGGGCGATATGACGGAAAATTTTCAAGCATATGGCATACAAAGGCGTAAGCCGTTGGTTGTGCGGTGTTGCCTTAAATAACAGGCTCTTCGGGTATACGCCTCTTACACCCGTGTTGAAGACATACATAAGAATAAGCAGACAGACGTGCTTGTGCGGCACATCTGTCTGCCCTAAAAGTGTGTCATGTGACACACTTTTCTATCGTCCTTTACTCTCTGTTGATAATAGTTTCGATCATTTCACAGTAAGTTATGATTATATGCTGTACGCTTTGTTGTACAGCAAAAAGTACATGGTATTTGACTATTCTTCCCTGTTGTGATATGATTTAGATACACAATAAAAACTTAGGAGAAAGTCAATTGATCAATATGGGTGATTATATCTCCAAGCTGGCAGAGGAAGAAAAACTCCGCAGGGAGAAGGAGCAGAAAAAGCAGCCACACAGAAAGAAACTAAAAAGATAAACAGAACAGGAGACCAGCAGCGTATCTTGACTTTAAATCGTAAAAGTAATATAATAAAAGTGCAGAAATACGCCAATGGTCTCCGAAAGGAGGTAGCCACATGGCATCAATTGAAAAAAGAGGAAACAGTTACAGGATCAAGGTATCCTGCGGTTACAAGGTTGACGGAACACAGGTAGTGCATCGAATGACATGGACTCCCGAGCCTGATATGACGCCCAAGCAGATCGAAAAGGAATTGTAGAGGCAGGCGATTCTTTTTGAGGAGGAGTGCGGTCATGGACAGGTCGCTTCGGCGGTCAAATTTGAGGTACTGTCGGAGGAGTGGTTCGAGCAGTATGCAAAGCTCAATCTGAAAAGCACTACATGCACCAGACAACGCCAACTGACCAAACGTGTCTATAAGGCGATAGGTCATATCCGCATCGACAAGCTGACCGCAAGGGATATCCAGAAATTCATCAACAGCCTTGCCGGGGAAGGAGTAAACGAGCATACAGGCAAGCCGCTGTCACACAAAACAATGGTGCATTACTTGTCGTTCATATCGACGGTGCTCGACTATGGTATAAGAATGGATATGCTGTCGGACAATCCGTGCAGGAGAGTGACCGTCCCGAAGGGCAGCAAGAAAAAGCGGCATATTCTTACAATGGAGGAAACACAGCATTTCTTTACGCTGCTTGACGAGCACGCAACGATCAAATGGAAAGCGTTTTTCACGCTGATAATTTACAGCGGTATGCGTCGGGGTGAAATGTTAAGCCTTGAATGGCACGACATTGATCTTCAAACTGGAGTTATCCACATTGAGCGGACGTCGAATTATACAAAGGCAAGGGAAATCTACACCGATACCCCCAAGACCGAAAGCTCGGTGCGTTTCATAAAAGTTCCGATGAATGTGATAGACGTTTTGAAAGAATACAGAGAATGGCAGGATAGTGAGATCAGGCGACTCGGCAGCAAGTGGAACGAAACTGACCGCCTGTTTACAAAGTGGGATGGGCGACCTATGAATCTTCAATCACCTTATGGCTGGCTGAAGGAGTTTTGTGAGGAACACAGCTTCCCATTTTATGGAATTCACCAATTCAGACACTTGCATACCAGCTTACTTATCGGTGCAGGTATCGACCCCACCACGGTTTCGGGAGTTTTAGGCCATGCCCAAGTTTCTACCACAGTCTTTCTTTAGCGATGATATCTGCATCAGCAGCAAGATTGATCATCAAGCATTATGCCGACTTAAACGGAGGCAATATTAAGATCATATATGACCAAACAGTAATACCTTATTCCCACTGTATACTTGGATTTTGGCTATTCTTCACAATATACAAGCTGCTTACAAGATTTGATTCTCTTTCGGACAAGCTATACAACATTTGCAAAACACTTGACAAGTATTCCTATGAAATATACATATGTCACTTTATGTTTTTAGCAGGTGTTCTATCTATGCGTGATCTGACATCTATTATAGCAATAAACATTATTCTAGCAATTATGGCAACTATATGCTATGCGATCATACTCAACAGAATTTCAAGGTATATACTAAACTGCCTTCACAAGTAACCTCCGCTTAAATAAACAGCCTGTATTTTCCATTTTCCGGAGCTCAGGATAATGCAGGCTTTTTTTTGCACCCAAATGAGCTTTTCGGGGGTATTACTATCGGAAAACCCAAATAAAATATTAGGTGGAATAAACCATGACTGTAAAAGAAAGATTACAGGAATTGCGTGAGCAGATAGCAAACACACCGGGTAAAAATGATAAGAAAGGGCTTTTTATAGAGCTTTTGGCTTACAATAATTATGCCGTTGCAAACGGCGACGACCGTGATATTACTTCCATTAAAGAACTTGACAGCTACTGGAAAAAGCCTATAACCAAACACGGTGTATTTGATAAGATGTATGATGACCTGACTGACGAGCATATCATAAACCACGCTAATGATCCGAAAGGCTTCAAATCTGCACTTGAAAAGGCGCAGGATTAATTCGTAAAAGATAGTCTAAAGGCCGAAGAGGATAAATTCTTTAATACGCATGAAAAAATCAGCGATAAAGAATTTGAAAGAAGAACAACTAAAAACGGCTGGGCATTAAAGCAAGACAGCGTTATAGTAGGATATCTGTATAAGATGGCAAAACAAACAAATGATGAAAAGTTAGTTGCAATGTATGAAAAGTTTCTTTCTACAGATGCAAGGGATCCTGCTGTGCGCAAGCAGATGCTCACCGAGGTGAATGAAGCATTTTCCACATATGTCAAGACAAAATATCTTGTTTCGTTAAATTCTGTAGCAATGCGTGTATTTAAAAATAAGGTAAAGGAAGACCCGACCCGTGAGGAGATAGACAAGGCCTGCAAGGAATATGAAGCAATTGAAAAAAAGAATAAGGAAAGAAGCATCAAGGAAGCTAAGAAAGCAGCCGAAGAGAAGGCGCTGAAAGATCGTGAGGCTAAGGAACAGGCAGAACTTGTTAAAATTCTTGCGAAAAACGGCTGGCCGGAGGCGGATCTGGCAGCCGATAAGTTCTACAGAATACTTGTAAAGTCCATACACAGAAAGTTGACAGAAACAACAGACGGCGTAAATGAATTTTTTGAAAAGCTAAAAAGCACAAAGCTTGAAAAAGGCGCTGAACAAAAGCAGATGAATGAGCTTATTGATGAAGGTGTCGCACTGGCTGAAAAAAAAATAATTGAAATATACAAGAATGACGAGTACTTCAAAGCGAAAAGATATCTCTGCGACGTATTTCGTAATTACAATAAGGAAAAAGAGCAGTTTAACAAAAGGCTAAAAGAAAACGGCTGGTTAGACCAAAAAGAGCACAGAGAGACATCTGCCCTGTATGATGCAACACATATTACGACTGCGAAGGTGACCGATAAAAAGCCCCTTATGGCTTTTTATGACAAGCTGTGGAATACAAAGATCGACGAAAAGTTCCCGAAGGCGCATAAGTATGCTTTAATAAAAGAGCTGACAAAAGCATACAATGCTGTAAAGTGGGATAAAAATGCAAAGGCAAAAGATGCTCCGATAGAGATCAAAAATGCAAAAAAGCTGATAACCGCCGAGGAAGTAGAGAAGGAAAAGGAGAATTACTACGGCCTCGGCAAGCTCAAGAATGAGGAAAAAATCGGCGGCAAGTTTAAGGAGCATGAGATCAGAGGAGATCTGCCGACCTTTGATGACCTTGTTGATGAAGAAAAGATAGCACAGCGCAGGCAGAAGGAAGAACAGAAGAGGCTCAGGCAGGAACAGAAGAGGATACAGCAAAGGATCGAGCAGAAAGAGCAGCTTGAACAGCAGAGATTACAGCTTGAACAGCAGGAGGCACAAAAAGTAAGTACAGCCATTATGAACAAGCTGCGTAATTATAAAACGGATATAAATACAGCACCTGCTTTCTATCAGCGCGGGCATCAGGATTCGGACGAGATAAGCATACTTAAAGAAAAGGCTGCCGCAGTTATCACTACAGTAAACACTGCACAGGATACACATGATAACCTTATGGAGAACGAGCTGTTCAAAAGGCAGCTTTTTGAGGCATATACTGCTGCTGAGGCATTCAAAAGGGCAAAGCGCATTGAGGCTAAAAAAGACCCTTATGACAAGAGCTATATTCCCGGCTCAAACATGGGGCAGGCAAGATGGAGGGCTGCCGATACCATTATTGACCTTGCAAAGACATACATAGGCGATACTATCGCAGAGTATGAGACCTTAAAGGAAAAAATGAATGTAACTAAAGAAACCAAGCCAGAAAACAATGTGGTACAGCAGAAGATAAACAAGGAATATGATAAGATAAAGCAGGATATACTGTAAGATCAATGTTCGTGACAGCAGAAATTCATTCATAGAATTCAATAAGGAAAAAGCAAGCGATAACAAGACATTGGTAAACAATACGGCGGCTGTATTGGCGTTACACATGGTAAACAGCCTTTATCAGACAAATGCTCAGGCAGGCGTTACAGATGATTTTGATAAGGAAGAATTTTCAAATAATGTGTTATTCGCAAAGGGTGAGATGCAAGTCCGTGACGACTTTAAGCGCATGATGGATACAAATACCCCCGATGAAATAATCACAGCAGCCACAACAAACGGCGGCAAGCCGCTTATTGACAAGCTCGCAGCCGCTAAAAAGGCACTCGCAGCAGAGGCACAGCTCGCAAATGCCAACAAGGCAGACAAGAATGGTCTTGAAAATGTCAACGAGATCAATAATAACAGCAATATCATCAAAGATGCTGCAAAGAATAGTTAAAGATTTATAACAAAAAGGCGATCTCTACAAAGAGGTCGCTTTTTTGTTTACTTTCCCTTCCCTTTCGTGATCGGCAGTAATATGTTTTTGCGCCAAACCCCTTATACGTACACAGATCTTGCTAAAGCAAAAAAAAAATAAGACCCGTCTGCACCCAAAGGCTTTGTCACAGGGTATTATTAGTAGGAATAATAATATCAGGAGGTAATGATCATGCCGCTAAAAACCGAAGCGCAGATAAGAGCAGAGATCTCTGCGAAAATGAAAAGACTTTTTGACCTTGGCGATACAGTAGGTATGGCCGATCTGTTTGAGGAGGTATTTGAAAAGTACCTTCCCACAGAAAAAAGCGAAAATTCAAATGACATTGAGGCAAGAGCCTTAAAGGATGAATTTGCAAAGCTGTTAAGGACGCAGGACAAGAAAAAAGGCGCCAAACTGACCTTAGACCTCAGAGACGAGCTTGCAAAAAGAAAGATCAAGCATATTATTGAAGCCGCTCCTGTACTGGATGATTTTGAGGGTAAGATCAAAAACCATGAGATCCCCGAAGCCGAAGCGTATGTCGATGACCCGAAAGCAGTTAAAAAGCTTGCCATAATAGCAACGTTAGGCTCCAAGAGCTTTAATATGGTAAAGGTCGATGAATCAGCAAGCTCAATTGTGGCAAACGCTATACGTGACGTTGACATCGACGAAGACGGTGAATTGATAAACTCCGGGTTTAGTGATGCATATGAAGATGAGCTTGCGTCAAGGCAAAGTCTTGAGGATGTCACTAATAAGGTATGGAACGACAGCGGTCTGCCGCCTGAGCAGATAGACAGGATACGCAGCGATCTTGACAGGAACGTAGTCGATCCCATAAGCTACTATGATTTCTACTTTAACGATTACTATGTTGACGGCTCGCCTGTATTCAAGACAGTTTCCGAAGAATCGACACGCTACCTTAACTATGAAAACGAGAGGTTTGAAAAGCGTATCAGCGATATCGAAAACCAGGTCAAAAATGAAGCTGCGAGCAAGGCAGAGAATGACACATACATAGAATACTTTGAAACCACGCAGAAGCTTTCACAGATCCTCAAACTACAGAAGGATCTTGTAATACCTATGCGTATATCAATGATAGGTAACGAGCAGCAGAAGCAAAGAGCAGAAAAGCTGCTTTATGACCCGATAAGTGAGCTTATAAATGCTGATGAAGTAAGAAAAATGACCCCTGCCCGGTATTCCGAAAAGCTTGAGGAAGTTATTGCCGGCATGGAAAAGAGCATTAAGGAACAGGAAGTTTATGTAAGCGCCTCAAACAGCATTTCTGACATGAGCCATGATATTGCAATAGATAAGATCAGCGGAACAGTCACTTCTGCCATTGTTTCCGATAAACCAACAGAAGAGATAATAAAAGACACAAATCAGGCTATCAAAGAATCATATAACAAAGGCATAGAAAGCGCTAATGAGAACATAATCTTAGCCTGCCAGAAGGATCTTCTTGATAACCTCAAGCAGTGGAATGAAAAGCTCAAAGGCTTTGATAACGAAAGTGTCAAGGAGATAAAGGACGAGCCTTTTTCTGCAAATATAGACAGAAAGTATAAGGAACGTCAGAAGCTTCTTGACCGATCTGAAATAGTACCGGACACGATAGAGTACATAAAGCTTAAGGAAGAGCTTGCAGAAAGAAAAAGGATTAAAGCTGCCGGTGATAAGATAACGGGCTATCTTGAAAGTGACCTTAAAAATATTGAAGAATACCCCTGGCTCTCCTGCACGAGCAGCCTTATAGAGGCGAAGCTTTCCGCAAACGGCGGCAGAGTCACCAAGGCAAAGGAAGACGCAATAAACGGGTTCTTCAACAAGCTTGCCGAGAGAAAATACTTTGAAAAAGGAAACGAAAAATTCATCTCACTTCTCGGCAAGGAGCTGAATGAACGCCAGAACGAAGCAGAAAAGTCGTTTAAAAAGAAAGTGCGGGATATCAAGTCAGATATCCTTTCGGGCAAGGTGCCGGGAGTGTTTGCTGAGAGTGATGAAATGGCAAGGGCTATCGCTTCTGACATAGCTTACCATACCACGGACGAGGGTAAGGTGCTAAAAGCAATACATGACACCAAAAAGCAGATCATCGGAGCCCTTTCAAAGGGAAATGGATGGAGATCTTACATAGCAAACCACAAGGGCGATAAAACAGAAAAAGACCTGAGCGCACTGTATCATGTTCAAAAGAATATAGGCCATGAAGCTGAAAAGTTCGGCTATACCGTAACAGATGATATCACAAAACAGACACCTGGCACGGTATTTGAAAAAATACCTTATAAGTTCCGCAGGATAGCCACTGCTGACAATACGGATCTTTTCAATATGCGTAACAGCTACATCGCCAAGCTCAACGATATCGAGCTTTATGATTCTGTTATCGGGAACATGACAGATTATGCAAACAGTGTACTCAAAGTTCTCGGCGAAACAAACAAAACGAACCACGAGAACTCCAAAACATACAACAAAATGGTAGGTGACCTTAAAGCGATCGCCAAGCTCGGTGAGGGTGAAAAGAGGCTTGAGATATCCACAGAAGAAATAGATACACTGATCGGGAACATTAAAAGATCATCGGAGGCATACGAAAAAGAGCACACCGGTATGTTCGTCGGCAGATCCAAAGGCTTTGGCAAAACAAGACTCAACGCATCAAAAACACTTAAGGCCTTTGCCGATGCTTCTATGAACCAGCTTTCACAGCACAAGCAAATGCTTACCCCCGACAGGCCGATAAAAGCACAGCAGATCGAGCTGGAGCAAGGCATCAATGCCATTGACAAAACAGCCCTTGACAAGGGGTATGGTGCCTATGTCCGTAAACAACTGGACCCGCAGGTCTCTAAACTTGAAGAATTTATCAATAATGCAAACGCTCACCAGCACGTCAAAAACGGCAGCGTGCATTACGATAATGCCATTCACGCCGCATATGATCTGAAAAAAGCATTAGAAAATGGTGATGCATCAGAGATCGAAAATGCCGGCAAAACTCTTAAGGAAAGAGTCAACAACTACTTAAACCATAAGAGAAGACAGGTGTTTGACGGCAAGCTGCCTAATGCGAAGGGGCAGCAAAGAATAAACGCTATGACAGACCTTCATCTTGCAGGCGGCTCAGCTGTGGAATATGCTAAAAACCTTGCTGCTGTAAAGAAAGATATGCAAACACTGCCCGAATACGAAAAGGCTATCCGGCAGGAGAAAGAAAACATTATCAAAAGAACTGAACTCGAACAGCAGAAGATAGACCTTGACAATAAGAATATCCTTCAGGCGCAGGTCGAGCTTGGGAAAAAGGGCATTGATAAAATGATAAGCGAAAACGCAGTGATATATGACAAGCGCAACGCAAATCCTTCCATCAGCGGAATAGACAAGGCTTCGGCAAATGCTGCATATGATGCGTTTAATACGCTTAATATATTAGGTAACTCAGGTGCACTTGACAAGGAATCCATGCAGGATGCCAAGGAGAGTATCGCACAGCTGGTCATCGACAAAATGATCCAGCTCGACCACGGCAGGACGATCCACAAAAAGCTTGGGTCTATGAACGAAGAACAGGTCAAGAAGCAGCTTGGCGAAAAAGCCAAGGAGCTTGCTAAAAGCCCCGCATTTGAGGCGGCTGTTCCGAAAAACATCAACTCTACGTATATCAAGAAGCTCCTTGCAGATTACGACGGCAACGGAATAATGCAGGTAAAAAACTCCATAGAAAGCTACCGTAAGGCTGTAAGAAGCATAAACCAAAACGTAGAAAATGTCACGGGAAAGAATGATAACAAGGTCATAGAAAAAAACATCATCAAAAAAGTATAAGCTTTGCCAAGGCAAAATGATAAGAATAAGGCGTACAGCTGCTTAAAACAGTTCTGTACGCCTTGTTTATTTATGTGCTATACAGTCGGGCACCTTTTGTATATGGATGACCGTGCCGGGAAACAGATAATTATTTTTTATGGTTATATACTTGACACACCAATTAAAATGCCTTAGATAATGGGGTTCGGGGCGAAGCCCCGATGGGTCGGTAACGAGGGCGAAGCCCTCCCCCATACTCTCCCGAGCTCGCTGTGAGCGAATGCTCACACCACGAGCAAAAGCACTGCACGTGGCAGCAGAAGAAGACAAGTTTGCTGTAAACGACCACGAGTATTTTGATGTCAAGCTCCCCACTTCAAGACAGAAGCGCATTGATGAGGCACAGTTCAAGGAGTTCAGAGGAAAATTAGCTGCTAGCGGCTGGAACGGCAGCTTTGACAAGAGCTTTGCTAAGTTTCTTTTCGGCGCCAAGAAATATATCAGCGGCAATGAGAAATATGCCAACAATGAGGAGCTCGTAAACGCCATAGAAAAAGCTGAAAAGTCTGATCCGTCGGGCAGATTCAGTAATTATAACAAGGGCGAGGTCTTCAATGAGCTGGTAGATGTATTTGAAAAGCAGGGTCTGATGAATGATCCCGAATTTGATGATACAAAGAGCATTGGCATAGAGTTCAGCGAAAACCTCGAAAAGGCATATAATGAAAGCAAGAAAGAATACCTTAAAGAAAAGGAAAAACTTGAAAGAGAGCAGAGGGAAAAGGAAGAAGAGGAAAGAAGTATCGAGGAGCAGCGCAAAAAGATAGAAGCGTCACGGATAAAGCGTTATACTGTCAAAAATGATATAGATGATGATTTTATCGTTGAAGGCGACGAGGTCATTGAATACCTGAACGACTCAGATGAAGATTTCTACGTTGAGAACGATTCCCTTACAGAAAACGGATCGTCGGGCAAGCCGGAGGAGAGCACAGACAAAAAGACAGATGATGCACAAAACTCCGAGGTGAAGAATGAAGGGGTGATCCCTCCTACCGAGGCTGAAAATAAAGACGCCCCGGAAAAGCCCGAGATCAAAAATGAGGAGAAAGCGCCACAGACTGAAACTAAGAATAATAAGGTATCGGCTAAAGATGCCGAGGAAAAGAAACTTGATGACAGGATAAATGTAAACGGCACGGAGATAAAGGTCCTGATAGACATCAAAAAGCAGCTTGATACAACTCACAGATTCGGCATAGACCATGATGACTCACAGGCTATCATCAATCTGCGTAAGAGTTTGCAGGATCTGATAGATATCAGGCAGAAGCACTTGACAAGAATAGCTGATGAGCAGCCCGACATTTTAGAGGCGACAGAGCGTGTATGTATTGCCAGCAGAGCGTATATCAAAAAGATCCGTGAAAAGGCACACGTCTCAGACACAAACCGCAAATGGAAGCCCACCTCAAATATGGGCAGGGAAAGATACGGCGGTGCACAGGTCCTTGAGGATATCACGGGCAAGGCGCTGGGCTTTGAGGCTATGGGAGAGCTGTTCCCCGATGCAGTAGATACAGCTGAGCCTGAGATCGTTCAGAGAACCGATTCTCTGGCGGAGATTGAGGATTATGATCCGAGACAGAAGGGTGGAGTCCACGCAAACAAATACCTTGAAAAAACTATGGATAATATACGAAGTGAGTTTGAGAATTCTAAAAATCTGCCTGATGCACAGGGTGCCAATGACAAGCCTGCCATCAATTCACCTGAGCACAAGAAGGATGTTGTAAAACGCCTTATCTCAAAAGCGGTGGCTGCACACTCTGCGGCTGAATGGGAGAAAAACTAAATAGAAAACGGCGGAAAACCTCTTTCACAAGCGGCATTTAACGAATTCACGGATAAAATCGCACGGACACTTCCGAATCACAAGGCATTCAAGGTATATGTAAAAGACCTGTCTGCTACAGAGCTTCTTGAAAGGGCGCTTCAGGACGACGGCAAGAGCCTTTATGCAGGAATAATAAGCTCAAATCAAAAGGTGAAAAAACAGAATAACGTAAAGCCGCCGAGAACTGTAAAATCAAAGACTACAGATGATCTTACAAATGCCAATGTGCTTTCCGAGCAGATAAAGAGGGTAAATACCATTAACTAAAAGAAGTAAATAACGGTGCATACTGCATCACATTAAACCAAAACCACCGGTCAGACCGGTGGTTTTGGTTTCTTTATACAGAAAGCCTGTATTTTTCATGATACGAATTGTAAGCGCCAATAAACTGCTCGGAACGCTGTGCTTTCAGTTCACTCAGATATACATGACTTCTCATGCTCGACTTTGCTATCTGTATGATAGATACCGCTATATTTGAGCAGTGGTCGGAAACTCTCTCGCAGTTTATCAGCAGGTCGGACAGGTAAACGCCAAGCTCAGGGCTGCACTTGCCCTTGCGAAGTCTGTCGATATGCTTATCCCTGATCGCAGCGGTGAGGTCGTCGATGACTTCCTCGAGCGGCTCGACATTCATAGCAAGCTCGGTATCATTATCCGCAAACGCCTTGACAGTAAGACCTGAGATCTCTGTAAGTGCGGCAAAAAGCGTGGAGAAATCGGATTTAGCACTGTCTGAAAAGCTCTGGCTGTTACGTTCCATTTCCTGCGCTATCTGTATCATATTTATAGCGTGGTCGCTGATACGCTCAAAGTCGCTGATCGTGTGCAGAAGCTCGGTGACGGTACGGCTGTCCTCGTCCGTCAGGCTGACTGCGGATAATTCCAGCAGGAACGTGGAGAGCTGATCTTCCATTTCATCAAGGAGCTGCTCCTTTTCCTCCACGCTCAGCACAGCCTTGTCTGAATAATCAAACATTGCCCTGAGTGCTTCATGAAGTGCGTCCTTTGCGCCCTGTGCCATGTCCACCGTCTTTTCTCTGCACTGTGAAACAGCGAGGGGCGGTGTGGCGATAAGGCGCTTATCGAGAAGAACAGAAACCTCGGCTTCTTTGGAATCGGGTATCAGCTTTTTTGCAAGACTAACAAGCTGAGTGGAGAACGGCAGAAGTATCAGCGTTGTGAAAATATTGAAGATCGAGTGCACAGCGGCAATTTCTACTGCGCCTATGGGCTTATCCACAAAGCTGAAGTGAATGAATGCATCAAGTCCGTAGAATACCGTAAGGCAAATGACAGTACCTAAGATATTGAACGACATATGTACAACGGTAACTCGCTTTGCGTTCTTATTGACACCTATGGAGGAAAGCAGCGCCGTAACACAGGTACCGATGTTCTGCCCCATAATGATCGGGATAGCCATTCTGTATGAGATCGTGCCTGTCAGAGAAAGCGCCTGCAGGATGCCGACAGATGCCGCTGAGGACTGTATCACGCCTGTGAACACAGCACCAAACGCAACGCTGAGAAGCGGATTTTTGAATGCCACAAGAAGCTTGCTGAAGCCTTCCATTTCGGCAAGGGGCGAAACCGCATCCTTCATCAGCTCCATACCGAACATCAGCACCGCAAAGCCCACCATGATCGTACCTATGTCCTGACGCTTTTTCTTTTTGCTCATCATTATCATGATGATGCCGATAAGAGCCACGATAGGAGCAAAGTTTTCGGGCTTGAGCATTGAGACAGCTATGCTATCGCTTTTGATACCTGCGGTGCTTAGCAGCCACGCTGTCAGCGTTGTGCCGATGTTTGATCCCATGATAACGCCGACAGTCTGTTCAAGCTGCATCAGCCCCGAATTGACAAG from Ruminococcus sp. NK3A76 includes these protein-coding regions:
- a CDS encoding site-specific integrase, producing MSEEWFEQYAKLNLKSTTCTRQRQLTKRVYKAIGHIRIDKLTARDIQKFINSLAGEGVNEHTGKPLSHKTMVHYLSFISTVLDYGIRMDMLSDNPCRRVTVPKGSKKKRHILTMEETQHFFTLLDEHATIKWKAFFTLIIYSGMRRGEMLSLEWHDIDLQTGVIHIERTSNYTKAREIYTDTPKTESSVRFIKVPMNVIDVLKEYREWQDSEIRRLGSKWNETDRLFTKWDGRPMNLQSPYGWLKEFCEEHSFPFYGIHQFRHLHTSLLIGAGIDPTTVSGVLGHAQVSTTVFL
- a CDS encoding Na/Pi cotransporter family protein, giving the protein MNIFSICTLCGGLAFFLFGMHVMSQSLEKIAGGKLEATLKKMTSNPFKSLALGAGITIAVQSSSAMTVMLVGLVNSGLMQLEQTVGVIMGSNIGTTLTAWLLSTAGIKSDSIAVSMLKPENFAPIVALIGIIMIMMSKKKKRQDIGTIMVGFAVLMFGMELMKDAVSPLAEMEGFSKLLVAFKNPLLSVAFGAVFTGVIQSSAASVGILQALSLTGTISYRMAIPIIMGQNIGTCVTALLSSIGVNKNAKRVTVVHMSFNILGTVICLTVFYGLDAFIHFSFVDKPIGAVEIAAVHSIFNIFTTLILLPFSTQLVSLAKKLIPDSKEAEVSVLLDKRLIATPPLAVSQCREKTVDMAQGAKDALHEALRAMFDYSDKAVLSVEEKEQLLDEMEDQLSTFLLELSAVSLTDEDSRTVTELLHTISDFERISDHAINMIQIAQEMERNSQSFSDSAKSDFSTLFAALTEISGLTVKAFADNDTELAMNVEPLEEVIDDLTAAIRDKHIDRLRKGKCSPELGVYLSDLLINCERVSDHCSNIAVSIIQIAKSSMRSHVYLSELKAQRSEQFIGAYNSYHEKYRLSV